The Chroicocephalus ridibundus chromosome 17, bChrRid1.1, whole genome shotgun sequence genome window below encodes:
- the MAP3K14 gene encoding mitogen-activated protein kinase kinase kinase 14: MAVMGITCQGAPDAAVKHKKEHTATKGLNETVSEKQSSVCKVEDSKKVIFDSQWKILNDVITKGTAKEETEGGCASISIIAQAECENSQEFSPTLSERSFIAHSKRYSRSDSLDQIPNNVAHATEGKMAPTCWRGRHRGKTKKKRHKKRSKLKMQTVAAGRRSPRTPEQESCTPIPVQEDESHTNSLYRNSFWVSEFNKDLVYDPLPFEKPEKGLSTGKLHSPRSPYKTELHKLISPIQCLNHVWKRHYQRDSVPQPETLHPFPYNIIPPHFPHLDSPLHAMKRNALETYFHGDLNYQDSEHRLSGLNLEYSFPKCVNQSMKTSSDKISVEEYLVDALKGSVSLGEPQNLASLAKTWRGGGLDPKEQFHEADENEGVLLNEKLKPVDYEYREEVHWTKCHGSLGIGSFGEVYKIEDKQTGFQCAAKKVQVEHFRAEELTTCAAITSPKVVPLYGAVKEGPWVTIFMKLMEGGSLGQLIKQSGCLPEDRALSYLGQALEGLEYLHAQNILHGDVKAENVLLSDDGSRALLCDFGHSAHLHPDGLGKCLVTGNYVPGTETHMAPEVVMGKRCDSKVDVWSSCCMMLHMLNGCHPWTQYYNHPLCLKIAKEPPPLREIPPSCNPLTAEIIKMGLEKEPVQRASASELKTKTSVALEEVGGVTSPWKGEYREPRHLSLNKENNPQTSLSPTVSPVSETGPDPKLAVKVSGASPVPPPPPCLEQTEEVEGTPWNACKELSETWDPPPLSSTPLPLKSCGHVERATTISEQELQQLEIELFLNSLSQPYSLEEQEQMLSCLSIDSPFVSDASEKNSMKASHSLRDTMSSGIHSWNSQADGQSFSWNNLLNRSRHTDTPSYFNGVKIQIQLLSGENLHIRDFHRTKVGDIATGISSQIPVPAFSLVTKEGQPVHYDMEVPDSGIELQCTLAPDCSVSWTWRVKHGQLENRP; this comes from the exons ATGGCAGTGATGGGAATTACGTGCCAAGGAGCTCCTGATGCAGCCGTCAAGCACAAGAAGGAGCACACAGCTACGAAGGGGCTGAACGAGACAGTGAGTGAAAAGCAGAGCAGTGTTTGCAAAGTAGAAGATTCAAAGAAGGTCATCTTTGACAGTCAGTGGAAAATCCTGAATGATGTAATCACCAAAGgaacagcaaaagaagaaacagaaggaggCTGTGCATCAATTTCTATTATTGCCCAAGCAGAAT GTGAAAACAGTCAGGAGTTCAGCCCCACTTTGTCAGAGAGATCCTTTATTGCTCACAGTAAGCGTTACAG CCGGTCAGACAGTCTTGATCAAATCCCGAACAATGTGGCCCACGCAACGGAGGGGAAGATGGCACCTACCTGCTGGAGAGGGAGGCATCGTGGGAAGACGAAAAAGAAACGTCACAAGAAAAGATCCAAGCTGAAAATGCAAACAGTGGCTGCCGGTAGGCGAAGTCCCAGAACTCCAGAACAAGAGAGCTGCACCCCAATTCCCGTCCAG gaGGATGAATCACACACAAATAGTCTGTACAGAAACAGTTTTTGGGTTTCAGAATTTAACAAGGACTTGGTCTATGATCCGCTGCCATTTGAGAAACCTGAGAAAGGTCTGTCCACGGGCAAACTCCATTCACCGAGGAGCCCATACAAAACAGAACTGCACAAGTTGATAAGCCCTATTCAGTGCCTTAATCATGTGTGGAAACGACACTATCAGAGGGACAGTGTTCCACAGCCTGAAACTCTCCATCCTTTTCCCTACAACATAATCCCCCCCCATTTCCCACATCTGGACAGTCCTCTCCATGCCATGAAACGTAATGCTCTGGAGACGTACTTCCATGGTGATCTCAACTATCAAGACAGTGAGCATCGCTTATCTGGCCTAAATTTAGAATATAGTTTCCCCAAATGCGTCAACCAGTCCATGAAAACCAGTTCGGATAAAATTTCTGTGGAAGAATACTTGGTCGACGCCCTGAAGGGGAGCGTGAGTCTCGGTGAACCACAGAATTTAGCCAGCTTAGCCAAGACGTGGAGAGGAGGTGGTCTGGACCCGAAGGAACAATTTCACGAAGCGGATGAAAATGAAGGCGTGCTACTTAATGAG aaaCTAAAGCCGGTGGATTATGAGTACCGAGAAGAGGTTCATTGGACCAAGTGTCACGGTTCTTTGGGCATTGGCTCTTTTGGAGAAGTATACAAAATAGAGGACAAACAGACAGGATTCCAGTGTGCTGCCAAAAAG GTACAAGTTGAACACTTCCGTGCAGAGGAGTTAACGACGTGTGCTGCAATAACAAGTCCTAAAGTTGTCCCCTTGTACGGAGCTGTGAAGGAAGGACCTTGGGTGACCATCTTCATGAAGCTGATGGAGG GTGGCTCACTAGGTCAGCTAATTAAACAGAGTGGCTGCCTGCCAGAGGACCGAGCCCTCAGTTATTTGGGCCAGGCATTAGAGGGCTTGGAGTATCTTCATGCTCAAAACATTCTCCATGGAGATGTAAAAG CGGAAAATGTGCTCTTGTCTGATGATGGAAGCAGGGCTCTTCTGTGTGACTTCGGTCACTCTGCTCACCTTCATCCGGATGGCCTGGGAAAGTGCTTGGTCACAG GGAACTATGTGCCTGGCACGGAGACTCATATGGCTCCGGAGGTGGTCATGGGAAAGCGTTGTGACTCCAAAGTGGATGTCTGGAGCAGTTGCTGTATGATGCTGCACATGCTGAACGGGTGCCACCCTTGGACGCAGTATTACAATCACCCGCTCTGTCTGAAG ATAGCTAAAGAGCCACCTCCTCTGAGGGAAATTCCACCTTCCTGCAACCCTCTCACTGCTGAGATTATTAAAATGGGTCTGGAGAAAGAACCGGTTCAGAGAGCATCTGCGTCTGAACTGAAAACTAAGACCAGCGTGGCACTTGAAGAAG tggGAGGTGTGACAAGCCCCTGGAAAGGCGAATACAGAGAGCCGAGACATTTGTCtttgaacaaagaaaacaatccaCAGACGTCCCTGTCCCCCACAGTGAGCCCAGTTTCTGAGACTGGTCCTGACCCAAAATTGGCAGTCAAAGTTTCTGGTGCGAGCCCGGTCCCGCCACCACCGCCATGCCTGGAGCAAAcggaggaggtggagggaacCCCTTGGAACGCGTGCAAGGAGTTATCAGAGACCTGGGATCCTCCGCCTCTCTCCTCGACTCCTCTCCCCCTGAAGAGCTGCGGCCACGTGGAGAGAGCAACAACCATTTCGGAACAAGAGCTTCAACAGCTGGAAATAG AACTGTTTTTGAACAGCCTCTCACAGCCTTACTCGCTGGAAGAGCAAGAACAAATGCTTTCCTGTCTCAGCATCGACAGCCCATTTGTGTCAGATGCCAGTGAGAAG AACTCCATGAAGGCTTCTCATAGCTTGCGGGACACTATGAGCTCCGGGATTCATTCCTGGAACAGCCAGGCAGATGGGCAGAGCTTCAGTTGGAACAACCTGCTGAACCGCAGTCGGCACACAGACACTCCCAGCTACTTCAATG GAGTGAAAATCCAGATCCAGTTGCTAAGCGGAGAAAATCTACACATCAGGGATTTCCACAGGACGAAGGTGGGAGACATTGCCACTGGGATAAGCAGCCAG ATCCCAGTCCCCGCTTTCAGCCTGGTTACTAAAGAAGGCCAACCAGTCCACTACGACATGGAGGTCCCCGACTCTGGCATTGAGCTGCAGTGCACCCTTGCCCCCGACTGCAGCGTCAGCTGGACGTGGCGAGTCAAACACGGTCAACTGGAGAACAGGCCATGA